A genome region from Triticum aestivum cultivar Chinese Spring chromosome 2B, IWGSC CS RefSeq v2.1, whole genome shotgun sequence includes the following:
- the LOC123047286 gene encoding probable carboxylesterase Os04g0669500: protein MSRRVRFLFSLAAAIAAASLLAASLRRRAQPPRLPDQLVPGPMAARNRSFVLWLHGLGDSGPANEPIRTFFAAPEFRHTKWAFPSAPNSPVSCNNGAVMPSWFDIHELPLSPGSPQDESGVLKAVENVHAMIDREVAGGIHPDNIFVCGFSQGGALTLASVLLYPKTLGGGAVFSGWVPFGSSVIERISPEARKTPILWSHGIADQVVLFEAGQAGPPFLQSAGISCEFKAYPDLGHSIAKEELSSLEAWIKGRLKASQDKQS, encoded by the exons ATGAGTAGACGCGTCCGCTTCCTCTTCTCCCTCGCCGCAGCCATCGCCGCGGCCTCCCTCCTCGCCGCCTCGCTCCGCCGCCGCGCGCAGCCGCCCCGCCTCCCCGACCAGCTCGTCCCCGGCCCCATGGCGGCCCGCAACCGGAGCTTCGTGCTGTGGCTGCACGGCCTGGGCGACTCCGGCCCCGCCAACGAGCCCATCCGCACCTTCTTCGCCGCGCCGGAGTTCCGCCACACCAAGTGGGCCTTCCCCTCCGCCCCCAACTCCCCCGTCTCCTGCAACA ATGGCGCCGTGATGCCGTCATGGTTCGATATCCACGAGCTTCCCTTGAGCCCT GGTTCGCCGCAAGATGAGAGCGGTGTTCTTAAGGCCGTGGAGAATGTGCACGCCATGATCGACAGGGAGGTGGCCGGCGGCATCCATCCCGACAACATATTTGTGTGTGGGTTCAGTCAGGGAG GTGCTCTGACATTAGCAAGTGTTTTGCTTTATCCGAAGACGCTAGGTGGCGGTGCCGTGTTCAGTGGCTGGGTCCCTTTCGGTTCGTCGGTCATTGAGAGGATTTCACCCGAAGCAAGGAAG ACACCTATTCTGTGGTCGCATGGAATCGCTGATCAAGTGGTATTATTTGAAGCCGGTCAGGCCGGCCCACCATTTTTGCAAAGTGCAGGCATCAGTTGTGAATTTAAG GCATACCCAGATCTAGGCCACTCGATCGCGAAGGAAGAGCTATCCTCTCTTGAGGCGTGGATCAAGGGCCGTCTCAAAGCCTCGCAAGATAAGCAAAGTTAA
- the LOC123042632 gene encoding probable carboxylesterase Os04g0669600 isoform X1, whose protein sequence is MAAPPPAPAAAAAAARAGGLVLWLHGSAETGEHSRGQIAPYFSAGPAVRLSFPTAPIACVGDVVLNAWFGIPEVPITATTVRDEQGVLEAVEHVHEMLDKEVAAGTSPTNIFVCGLSQGGALAIASVLLYPKTLGGCAVFSGSVPLSKSFADRVTPEARKTPVLWFHGMADGVVLFEAGHAGCAFLQELGMACEFKTYLTLGHSLVDEELQYFRRWIFDRLGISQGTEAARPSSSSSSNHEDLH, encoded by the exons ATGGCGGCGCCTCCCCCCGCtcctgctgctgcggcggcggcggcgagggccggCGGGCTGGTGCTGTGGCTGCACGGCTCGGCCGAGACGGGCGAGCACAGCCGCGGCCAGATCGCGCCCTACTTCTCCGCCGGCCCCGCCGTCCGCCTCTCCTTCCCCACCGCCCCCATCGCCTGCGTTG GTGACGTGGTGCTCAATGCGTGGTTCGGCATCCCGGAGGTCCCCATAACCGCT ACCACTGTTAGAGATGAGCAAGGAGTCCTAGAAGCTGTTGAGCACGTGCACGAAATGTTGGACAAAGAAGTGGCTGCCGGGACGAGTCCTACAAACATTTTCGTTTGTGGATTAAGCCAAGGAG GTGCTCTAGCCATAGCAAGTGTTCTGCTCTACCCCAAGACTTTAGGTGGGTGTGCTGTTTTCAGTGGTTCAGTTCCTCTCAGCAAATCATTTGCTGACAGGGTGACACCTGAAGCCAGGAAG ACTCCGGTTTTATGGTTCCATGGGATGGCAGATGGGGTGGTACTATTCGAAGCCGGGCACGCTGGATGCGCATTTCTCCAAGAGCTTGGCATGGCCTGCGAATTCAAG ACTTATCTGACTCTTGGACATTCGTTGGTGGATGAAGAGCTCCAGTATTTTCGACGATGGATATTCGATCGTCTAGGGATCTCTCAAGGAACTGAAGCTGCAAGaccatcgtcatcgtcgtcgtcgaacCACGAAGATCTACACTAG
- the LOC123042632 gene encoding probable carboxylesterase Os04g0669600 isoform X2: protein MAAPPPAPAAAAAAARAGGLVLWLHGSAETGEHSRGQIAPYFSAGPAVRLSFPTAPIACVGDVVLNAWFGIPEVPITATTVRDEQGVLEAVEHVHEMLDKEVAAGTSPTNIFVCGLSQGGALAIASVLLYPKTLGGCAVFSGSVPLSKSFADRVTPEARKTPVLWFHGMADGVVLFEAGHAGCAFLQELGMACEFKSSSIFDDGYSIV from the exons ATGGCGGCGCCTCCCCCCGCtcctgctgctgcggcggcggcggcgagggccggCGGGCTGGTGCTGTGGCTGCACGGCTCGGCCGAGACGGGCGAGCACAGCCGCGGCCAGATCGCGCCCTACTTCTCCGCCGGCCCCGCCGTCCGCCTCTCCTTCCCCACCGCCCCCATCGCCTGCGTTG GTGACGTGGTGCTCAATGCGTGGTTCGGCATCCCGGAGGTCCCCATAACCGCT ACCACTGTTAGAGATGAGCAAGGAGTCCTAGAAGCTGTTGAGCACGTGCACGAAATGTTGGACAAAGAAGTGGCTGCCGGGACGAGTCCTACAAACATTTTCGTTTGTGGATTAAGCCAAGGAG GTGCTCTAGCCATAGCAAGTGTTCTGCTCTACCCCAAGACTTTAGGTGGGTGTGCTGTTTTCAGTGGTTCAGTTCCTCTCAGCAAATCATTTGCTGACAGGGTGACACCTGAAGCCAGGAAG ACTCCGGTTTTATGGTTCCATGGGATGGCAGATGGGGTGGTACTATTCGAAGCCGGGCACGCTGGATGCGCATTTCTCCAAGAGCTTGGCATGGCCTGCGAATTCAAG AGCTCCAGTATTTTCGACGATGGATATTCGATCGTCTAG